In the genome of Methanococcoides burtonii DSM 6242, the window CAACAAAATATAGTTAAAATTTTAGTTTTTTTAATTAGAATGTAGTAAACATGAATAGATTGTTATTTTTCATCATTTAGTATGGAAAAATCTTAAATCACTTTCAGTTCTGACATAATTTTGAGGTGTTAGAATAACTCATAAAAATCCATACATATCAGTTCTAAAACTAAAAGGAAGTATTGTAGATATTTCAGTAGTGGCAATAAATTGTGCCATATTGGGCATGTGGGATTACAGGGCTATTCTTGTAATTCTGACAGGAATGATGATTCACAGCGGTTGTGATATACTAAATGACATCTTTGATTTTGAAATTGACAAAATATGTAAACCCAATGGAGCTATTGCTTCCGGTCAGATGTCCATGAAAAAAGCATGGGGTTATATGATACTGCTGTTTTCAGTAGCACTTTTGATAGCCTTTAAATTAAGCCTGATCCTGTTCTTATGTCTCTTAGCAGGGATCATTATTGGTGGGATAATGTACTCGCATCCGATGTTCCGGTTCAAGGACATCCCCGGTATTGCAATGCTGGATATGGCAGTTTGTTTTGCTTTGGAATCAATCGGCCTCTGGAGTGTTTATTCACCATTGACCCCGGATAGTTTAATGGTTGCAGCCTACATATTTGTGTTGATATTTTCCCTAACGTTCATGAAGGATTTCAAGGATGTGGCCGGTGATATCAATTCGCTGCCCTTAAAAATTGGAATCCGCCGTGCA includes:
- a CDS encoding UbiA family prenyltransferase; the protein is MAINCAILGMWDYRAILVILTGMMIHSGCDILNDIFDFEIDKICKPNGAIASGQMSMKKAWGYMILLFSVALLIAFKLSLILFLCLLAGIIIGGIMYSHPMFRFKDIPGIAMLDMAVCFALESIGLWSVYSPLTPDSLMVAAYIFVLIFSLTFMKDFKDVAGDINSLPLKIGIRRAAIVCSLLAILPLIPLLYAVTKYHYLSLAALIYVVLIAGCTQILLDDPVAKGNKLKDRMIMALTIPNFMVLLVKMLSIF